The segment AGTGATCCGGATAGAGGGACCGGATCACCATGCTGGCGATCGCGTAACAAATCTTACGGAGCCAGAGGCGACTGCGGCAAGAGGCGATTTCGGATTCCACCATGCGGTACAGGCATTTCATCAAGCTAAAGCGCGTCGCGTTTGACCGGGCGACGCGCTTTAGCGTTGTTGTTTTTATGCAGGTCGTTATCGCAAAACCGCTGCGCACGTTTGCGCGACATGTATTGCTGGCGGGCGCTGTGGCGCTGCCGGCGCTGGCCGGTCCGGCTCTCGCCAATCCGACGATCGTGTTTGATCTGGAGAATGGCAAGATCCTCCAGCACCAGGAGGCTTTCAAGCGCTGGTATCCTGCCTCACTGACCAAGCTGATGACCGCCTATGTCGCATTTCGTGCGATTGCCGCGGGCGAGGTCCAGCTCGATTCGCCGATCAAGGTGACGAAGCGTTCCGCCAGCGAGCCGCCGAGCAAGATGGGCTTCAAGCCGGGGTCGGTCATGCGGCTCGATAACGCGCTGAAGATGATACTGGTCAAATCGGCCAACGACGTCGCCATGGCCGTCGGCGAGAACATCGGCGGTTCGCAGGCCGCTTTCGCCGAACGCATGAACGCCGAGGCGCGCCGGCTCGGCATGACCGGAACGCATTTCGTCAATCCGAACGGGCTGTTTTCGCCGGACCAGTATACGACGGCGCGCGATCTCGGCTTGCTGGTGATGGCGATCCGCACGGAATTTCCACAATATGCCGCATGGTTCTCGATCGAGGGCCTGGCCGTCGGCAAGAAGAAGATCCCGAATTACAATCTTCTGATCGGCCGCTATCCCGGCGCCGACGGCATGAAGACTGGCTTCGTCTGTCCGTCGGGCTTCAACATGATCGGCTCGGCAACACGCGACGGGCGCACGCTGGTGGCGGTGGTGCTTGGCGAGAAGTCGGCCATCACCCGCGCCGAGACCGTCGCCAGGCTGCTCGACCACGGCTTTGCCACGCCGACACCGGGCTGGCTGACGGTGGCGGCGCTGCCTTCCTATGGCGACACCACATCGGTCAACGACATGAATGACGAGATTTGCAGGAAGAAGCCGGCTAAGGAGCAGTCGGAAGCTGCCGTCCCCGTCGGCGACAAGAAAGCGCCGAAATCGCCCTACCAGAAAAAGCTCGACGCGCCAACATTGGTCGCGGTCGGCCTTGGCGGCGCCACCGGGCCGATACCGAAGGCCATGCTCGATGCAGCGGGCCGGGAATATGCCGACGTGCCGCTGCCGAGCTGGCGGCCCGACCTGCCGCCGCCGCCCGGCGCCGAGCCGGCAGTGATCGGTTCCGCCACCGTGGCCCAGGAGCCCACCAAGGCCGTGAACTAACCTGATGAGCAGCGGCTTTCCCATAGCCGTCTCGGTGCTGACCGGTTTTCTCGGCGCCGGCAAGACGACGCTGCTCAACCGGCTGCTCAGGGATCCCGCGCTCGCCGACACCGCGGTCATCATCAACGAGTTCGGCGAGGTGGCGATCGACCATCTCCTGGTCGAACAGGCTTCCGACGGCATCATTCAGCTTTCCGACGGCTGTCTCTGCTGCACGGTGCGCGGCGAACTGGTCGACACGCTGGCCGATCTCGTCGACCGGCTGCAGACCGGCCGCATCGCCCGGCTTGCCCGCGTCGTTATCGAAACCACCGGCCTCGCCGATCCGGCGCCGGTGCTGCAGTCGATCATGGCGCATCCGGCGCTGGTCGAGGCCTTCCGGCTCGACGGGGTCATCACGCTGGTCGACGCGGTCAACGGCGATGCGACGCTCGACGCCCATGTCGAGGCCGTGAAGCAGGCGGCGGTCGCCGACCGCATCGTGCTGACGAAAGCCGATCTGGCCACCGATCCGCGCGACGTCGAGGCCTTGCGAGCCCGGCTGCGGCAGATCAATCCGGGTGCCGAGCTGCTCGATGCCGGTGACAGCAGGACCGATGCAGCGGCGCTGTTCGATTGCGGTCTCTACAACCCGGCCACCAAGTCCGCCGACGTGCGGCGCTGGCTGGGCGAGGAAGCCGCCCATGGTGACCATGACCACGATCACGACCACGATCACGACCATCGGCACGATTCCCGTGTGCGCTCCTACTCGCTGGTTCATGACCGGCCGGTGCCGTTTTCGGCGATCGAGATGTTCCTCGACCTGTTGCGATCAGCACATGGCGAGCGCCTGTTGCGCATGAAGGGCGTCATAGAATTGCTGGAAGACCCGTCGCGGCCGCTGGTCGTCCACGGCGTCCAGAAGATCCTGCATCCGCCGGCGCGGCTGCCGTCCTGGCCGGACGGCCAACGCGGCACAAGGCTGGTGCTGATCACGCTCGACATGCCGGAAGATTACGTCCGCCGGCTGTTTGCCGCTTTCACCAACCGGCCGTCGATCGACACACCGGACCGCGCGGCGCTGGAAAACAACCCGCTGGCCATCGCCGGGCGGTGAAGCGGCTGATCTCCCCACTTGAGGGGGAGATGCCAAGTGGTGGCAAAGAGGGCAGGCCAGAGGGGGTCGGCGCGACCGGGCGCGGCCTCCTGCGGCAGATCAAGGTTGGCGCTTTGCGCGCAGCGACCCCCTCTGTCGCCTTCGGCGACATCTCCCCCTCGAGGGACCTCGAGGGGGGAGATTACCTCGCTCCGCGGTCGACCAGAAAGCGATGGCCGCCTGATATCGCTGCCGTTTCGATCACTCGATGGCCGCTCTCGGCGCAGAAGGCGGGAATGTCGATGACGGCGAGGGGGTCAGTGGTTTCGAGCCACAGCCGGCTGCCCGGCTGCATTGTGGCCAACCGCTTTTTTGCCTTGAGCACGGGCAACGGGCAGTTCAGACCTTTGAGGTCGTAGACGGCGGCGGGGCTGGTTGAGGGCCCGTCTTCTTGGGCCCCATCTGCTTGTTCAGACATGAAGCTCAGCCGCCGAACATGCCGAGCAGCTTCTTCTTCAGCCTTGTCGTCCTGCTTTCGCCGGCATTCGCCGCCTGCGCTGTTGCCGGGGCGGCATCGGGGGACGATGCGATTGTCGCGGTAGCGACAGGCGTTTCGGCCGCGGCCATGGCCTCCCCCTCTTCGGCCAGCGAATTAATCCTGGCCGTCTGCTTTTCGGCCGCAGCCTGAGCCCTGGCCGCCGCTTTCTCGGCCTTGGCCGCTTCTATCGCGGCTAGCCTTTGCTCCTCGGCCTTCTGCTTGGCGGCTTTCTCGGCGTCGAGCGCGGCCATCTTGCGGCCCGCCGGCGAATCGATGCGGCCCATGCGCGCCGTCGCCGTCAACGAGCCGTCGGCGTTAAGCGAAGGCGGCTCGATCGGCACGCGTTCGCCACGGGCGCGCCTCTTCGACCACTCGGAGACGATGCTGGCTTCCTTGATCCCGCCGATGGTCGGCTTGGGCGCCGGCACGCTGGCCTTGACCGCGCCGTTGAAAGCCGCCTCGTAGGTGCTCTGGTAGGCATTGAAGGCGCTCTTCAGCGAATCCGGCTGCGTCGTCGCGGGGCAGGCGCCGGTCGGATCGAAGGTCTCGCCGTCAGGCGCGACCTGGTTGAAGACGTAGCGCTTCTCGCAGACATCGACCTTCGGCGGCACTTTCGTGATCTCGAAATTGTCGTAGCCGACCTTCAGCATCTTCCAGAATTCGTAGTTCGGGTCTTTGCGATAGCGCGCCATGTTGGCGGCGGTCATGCGGAACGGAAAGGCCTGGATCTGGAACTCTGTCTGCCCCCCCTGGAAGGCGTCGCGGCCGAAGGCATAGATCTGCTCGATCTGCGCGTCGGTCATCGAATAACAGCCCGACGACGAGCAGGCGCCATGGACCATCAGATGGGAGCCGGTGCGGCCATTGGCGCGGTCGTAGGCGTTGGGGTAGCCGATGTTGAAGGCAAGGTGGTAGCTCGAGCGCGGATTCATCTGCGCCGGACGGACCGTATAGAAGCCCTCCGGCGCCTGGCGGTCGCCTTCGGTGTATTTGGGGCCCAGCTTGCCCGACCATTTGCAGATGTCGTAGCTGGCGACCAAGTCATAGCGGCCGTTGGTCTTGGCCTTCCAGATTTCGAGCTTGCCCTCTTCCTTGAAGATGCGGGCCATCACCGGCGAAGTGCGGGTCATGCCCTTGGCCTTCATGCTGGCCAGGATCTTGTCGGGTAGCGGCTTGTTGGCGTGGGGGGCAAAATCCTTCATCGAAGAATCATTGCAGCCGGCGACGCCTATCGCGGCAATCACAAGTGCGGTGCGGGCAAGCTTGGCAAACATGGCTTCGTCTTTTCTTTCGGACCGCAGGCATCAGCGCGTCGGGCCCAACCGTAAGCCCGTTAACCTTGAAAATTCCTTACCGCAAGCGCCGGGCCTTACGGCAATCCGATTGAAACGAGTGCAGCGGCATTTTTGTGGCGAAGGTGCTCAATCTCGCCACATTTGCTACGCTGACCTTCGGTTCGGGATCATGGTCTAGAGGTTTCGGCCCATAGAAAGGTATTTCTCGCGGCGCTGCTCACGAAAATCGGTGTTGGCGCCGGAGAATTCGTTCATCGTTTTGGCGATGAGATCGCCGGTGGCGGCAATCACCGTTTCCGGGCCACGATGGGCGCCGCCGAGCGGTTCGGGAACGATGGCATCGATGATCTTCAGCTCCAGCAGATCCTGGGCGGTGATCTTCATGTTGGTCGCCGCATCCTTCGAGCGGGTGGTGTCGCGCCACAGGATCGAGGCAGCGCCCTCCGGCGAGATCACCGAATAGATGGCGTGTTCGAGCATGTAGACGCGGTTAGCGGTGGCGATAGCGATGGCGCCGCCCGAGCCGCCTTCGCCGATGACCACCGAGATCGACGGCACCTTCAGGCGAAGACAGGCCGAGGTCGAGCGGGCGATGGCTTCGGCCTGGCCGCGCTCTTCGGCATTGACGCCGGGATAGGCGCCGGCGGTGTCGACCAGCGTCAGCAACGGGATATTGAAGCGGTCGGCGAGTTCCATCAGCCGCACTGCCTTGCGATAGCCCTCCGGCCGCACCGAGCCGAAATTATGCCTCAGCCGGCTAGCTGTGTCCGAGCCCTTCTCCTGGCCGATGATCGCCACCGGCTCGCCGCGGAAGCGGGCGAAGCCGCCGACGATCGCCTGGTCCTCGCCGAAATTGCGGTCGCCGGCAAGCGGCGTGAAATCGTTGAACAGGCCCTTGATGTAGTCGACGCAATGCGGCCTGTCCGGATGGCGCGCCACCTGCACCTTCTGCCACGGGGTCAGTGCCTTGTAAGTGTCGCGCAATGCATCGCGCACGCGTTTCTCGAGACGGCTGATCTCATCGCCGACGTCGACCGCCTCCCCATTCTCGGCGAGCTTCTTCAACTCAAGGATCTTGCCTTCGAGATCGGCGACCGGCTTTTCGAAATCGAGGTAATTGTACATTCTTGAGCGGACCGATAAGCCGGGAGGCAATGACTGACGGAACCTGGGAAACAGAGGCTCCGGGCGGTGGAACGTCGCCCTCACATAGCGATATGACGCCTAGTCGGCAAGCGGATGATGATCGTTGACCAGCCGCACCAGCCGCTCCTCCAGCACATGTGTATAAATCTGCGTCGTCGAAATATCGGCATGGCCAAGCAACTGCTGCACGGCCCTGAGATCGGCGCCGTTCTGCAGGAGATGGCTGGCGAAAGCATGGCGCAGCACATGCGGCGATATTTTCGCCGAGGCGATGCCGGCCCGCGCAGCAAGGCCCTTCAGGTCGCGGGCGAAGACCTGCCTGGAGAGATAGCCGCTGTCGCTTGCCGCCGGAAACAGGAACGGACTATCCGCCAAAGCCGGCACCGTTGCCCGGGCAACGAGCCAGGCCCGCATGGCCACGCGCGCCTTTGCCGACAGCGGCACCATGCGTTCCTTGTCACCCTTGCCGCGCACCGTGAAGAAACGATCGTCGCGCAGCGCCACCGTCACCGGCAAGCCGACCAGTTCGGAAACCCGCAAGCCGGTGGCGTAGAGCACCTCGACCAGCGCATGCAGGCGCAGCGCCGCCAGGCCGTCGCCATCGTTCAGCGAGGCGTCAGCTGCCTCCTGCGCCGCACGGTCGATCAGCCGGCCGGTGTCTGCCTCGCTCATCGTCTTCGGCAGCGGCCGGCCCTTCTTCGGACTGTCCAGGGTTCCGGTCGGGTCATCGCTGCGCAGACCCTCGGCGTAGAGGAACTTGAAGAACTGGCGCATCGCCGACAGCTTGCGTGCCTGCGAGGTGGCGGCAAAACCGCGTGTGGCTATCTCGTCGAGATAGTTGCGGATATCGGCGGCGGCGGCACCAGCGAGCCCGCCGTCGATCCCGGCTGACGCGTCTTCGAGGTCGCGGCGATAGCTGGAAAGCGTGTTTTCGGCAGCGCCGCGCTCGGCGCTCATCATTTCCAGAAAGGCTTCGATGCGGGCCGCGCTGTTCATATCTCTCAGTTTTTCTGTTTCTTACTTTTTCTTGGGAATGAGCTTTTCGGGAGGGATGCGTACGCTCATTTCGGCCTTTCTCGGCTCGACGAACATCGCCAGAGCGAACATCGCGCCATAGACAATGCCGGCCAGAATCGTGAGCGTCACGACAAAGCGGAACAGTGTCGGCATCAATTCTCGCCCGTCTTGTTGTTCTGCGTTTCCAAACCCTTGCCCTTATGAGACGCCAATCCGGCCAATTCAAGGGCGAAGCTCGGACCCGCCGCCGCGCCACGCTTGACGCAATCAGGCTTTTGATGTCGATACGCCGGCAAGAGGACCTAAGCAGGCATTCGTGGGCTGGCCTACGAAAGCCTGCCTGGATCCTTGGCTTGTCGCAGGTTCCGTCGCAAAACCTGGGATACTTTTGCGGAACCTTGCTTAGAAACATCATGGTGTCATGAACGCGTTGCCAGCCAATCCTCCCGATGAGAGCCATGCCGCGCTGCTCGGCCGGCTGGGCAGCCGTTCCATTGTCTTTGTCGGCCTTATGGGCGCCGGCAAGACGGCGATCGGCCGCAAGGTGGCGGCGATGCTGGGACTGCCTTTCATGGACAGCGACCAGGAAATCGAAAGCGTGTCGCGGATGAGCGTCCCGGAACTGTTCGAACGCTATGGCGAGCCCGAGTTCCGGGCGCTGGAGCAGCGCGTCATCCTGCGCATATTGGAACATGGCCCGCAGGTGCTGTCGACGGGCGGCGGCGCCTTCATGAGCGCGCAGACGCGGGAGGCCATTGCCGGCCATGGCGTGTCGGTATGGCTTAAGGCCGAGATCGACCTGTTGATGGAACGCGTTTCCAAGAAGCAGAACCGGCCGCTGCTGAAAAGCGCCAATCCCCGTGCCGTGATCGAGAGGTTGATGGCCGAGCGCTATCCGGTCTACGCAACCGCCGATGTTACCGTGCCGACCCGCGACGATCGCAAGGAGGTCATCGCCGCCGAGGTGGTGAACGCGCTTTGCGGCTATTTCGGCGTGGCGGCCGCGACAGGTGAGGTGCGCTCGTGAGCATCGATGCGACCGTCACTGTCGAAGTCGGGCTCGGCGATCGCGCCTATGACATATTGATCGGCTCCGGCCTGCTGTTGCGCGCCGGCATCGAGATTTCGCGCCGCCTGCCCGGCACGCGCGCCGCTGTTATCACCGACGTCAATGTCGCAGCCGCACACCTCGAGACGTTGAAGGCCGGCCTTGAAAAGGGGGGCATCCAGCCTGCAGTCATCACGCTGCCGGCGGGAGAAAAGACCAAGAGTTTCGCGCATCTCGAAGAGGTGGTGGACGGCGTGCTCGCCGCAAGACTGGAACGCGGCGATGTCGTTGTCGCGCTCGGTGGCGGGGTCATCGGCGATCTGGCCGGATTCGCCGCCGGCATCGTGCGCCGCGGCATGAATTTCGTGCAGATCCCGACTTCGCTGCTGGCGCAGGTCGACTCTTCCGTCGGCGGCAAGACCGGCATCAACAGTGCGCGCGGCAAGAACCTCGTCGGCGTCTTCCATCAGCCGAAACTGGTGCTTGCCGACACCGAAGTGCTCGACACGCTGCCGATCCGGGAATTCCGGGCGGGTTACGCCGAACTCGCCAAGTACGGGCTCATCGATCGCCCCGACTTCTTCGCCTGGCTGGAGGAAAACTGGGGCAAAGTGTTCGCCGGCGGCCCGCAGCGGACCGAGGCGATCGCCGGGGCCTGCCGCGCCAAGGCCGATGTCGTCGCCCGCGACGAGTTCGAAACCGGCGACCGCGCGCTGCTCAATCTCGGCCACACGTTCGGCCACGCGCTCGAGGCCGCCACCCGATATGACAGCGCCCGTCTCGTCCACGGCGAGGGGGTCGCCATCGGCATGGCGCTGGCTTATCGCTTTTCGTCACGCCTCAACCTGGCAAGTCCCGACGACGCGGCGCGCGTCGAGGCGCATCTTCGCGCCGTTGGCCTGCCTTGGCGGATGGCCGATATTCCGGGTGAACTGCCTGATGCCGAGGCGCTGCTCGCCTTCATCACGCAGGACAAGAAGGTGTCGCGCGGCGCGCTGACCTTCATCCTGACGCGCGGCATCGGCCAGGCCTTCATCGCCAGGGATGTGCCAGCGTCGGAAGTGCTGTCGTTTCTGAGGGAGAATCATCCGGATCATCCGAAAGGCCGACCGGGTCGGCCAAGAGGCCGACCGGGATGAACGAGGCCGGCTGGATCGTCGCTGCCGTCCTTGCCGGGCTCGGCCTGCTCGCCTTGGCCTTTCGCGCGCGCCTGCTCGCTGCCTTCGGCTATCAACTGCAGCGCATCGAGCCGCAGCATTCAAGCCATGATGAAGCGCGCAGCGCCGTCGACGATTTTCGACGCGACGGCCAGGCGGTGGGCGAGGATCGCGCCCGCATCGGCCGCCTGTCCGATCTCGATGAGCTCGAAGTGTCCGATGTCATGGTCCATCGCACCAACATGCGCTCGGTCAATGCCGACAATCCGCCGGAAGCGGTGGTGCGCGAGATCCTGCAGAGCCCGCATACCCGCATGCCCTTGTGGAAGGGTTCGCTCGACAACATCGTCGGCGTGCTGCATGCCAAGGACCTGCTGCGCGCGCTGAACGATGTCGGCAACGACTTTTCTCAGATCGACGTGATGAAGATCGCGACAAAACCGTGGTTCGTGCCCGATACCACGACGCTGCAGGAACAACTCAACGCCTTCCTGCGGCGCAAGGCGCATTTCGCCATCGTCGTCGACGAGTATGGTGAGGTCGAGGGGCTGGTGACGCTGGAGGATATCATCGAGGAGATCGTCGGCGAGATCGCCGACGAGCACGATATCGACATGCAGGGCGTCAAGCAGGAAGCCGACGGCTCCGTTGTCGTCGACGGCACTGTGTCGATCCGCGACCTGAACCGGGCGCTCGACTGGAAGCTGCCGGACGAAGAAGCCACCACCATTGCCGGTCTCGTCATCCACGAGACGAAATTGATCCCCGACGAGAAGCAGGCTTTCACCTTTCACGGCAAGCGATTTGTCGTCATGAAGCGCGACAAGAACCGGATCGCAAGGCTGAGGATCAGGCCGGCCGGCGACATTTAGTTCTGGTAGTAGTTCTGGTAGGTTCTTTCGTGGCTAATCAATGCTTGACTGGACGCTCGCCGCGCCGGCGTGCACTTCGACTGGCTGTCTGGAGGTGACGTTGATCGATCGGCGAACCCTGCTTTTGATGTCGATGGCGTTGTTGCCGGCCAGCGCTTCTGCGGCGTCGCGCCGGCTTTCGCCCTCTCCGCAAACCGTCGACTACGGACCGGCCAGGCTCGACATCTACACGCTCGCTGGCGAAAACTCCCTGCCTGTGATCCTCTTCATCCATGGCGGTGCCTGGCGAGCCGGCAATCGCACCAACGTCGACGTCAAGCCGGGCTTCCTGCTCGACAATGGGTTCTGCTTCGTCTCGATCGGCTACCGGATGCTGCCTGAGGCTGATGTCGCCACCCAGGCCAACGATGTCGAGCAGGCCTATCGTTATGTGCGCGCCAACATTGCCGGATATGGCGGCGATCCGAACCGGATAGCGGTGATGGGCCATTCGGCTGGCAGCCATCTCGCCGCACTGACCGGGCTGCGCGGCGGTCTGCCCGGCGTCGCGGCGCTGGTTCTGAACGATACCAGGGCCTATGACCTGGAGGCGCTTGCGAGGAGCGGCGGCATGACACCGGCCTATGCCCGGGCATTTCCCGACCCGGCGCAGTGGCGAGCGCTGTCGCCTGCCACCCATGTCGGAAGCCGCAAGCATCCGCCGACGTTCATCGCCTATTCGCGC is part of the Mesorhizobium sp. L-2-11 genome and harbors:
- the aroB gene encoding 3-dehydroquinate synthase encodes the protein MSIDATVTVEVGLGDRAYDILIGSGLLLRAGIEISRRLPGTRAAVITDVNVAAAHLETLKAGLEKGGIQPAVITLPAGEKTKSFAHLEEVVDGVLAARLERGDVVVALGGGVIGDLAGFAAGIVRRGMNFVQIPTSLLAQVDSSVGGKTGINSARGKNLVGVFHQPKLVLADTEVLDTLPIREFRAGYAELAKYGLIDRPDFFAWLEENWGKVFAGGPQRTEAIAGACRAKADVVARDEFETGDRALLNLGHTFGHALEAATRYDSARLVHGEGVAIGMALAYRFSSRLNLASPDDAARVEAHLRAVGLPWRMADIPGELPDAEALLAFITQDKKVSRGALTFILTRGIGQAFIARDVPASEVLSFLRENHPDHPKGRPGRPRGRPG
- a CDS encoding acetyl-CoA carboxylase carboxyltransferase subunit alpha translates to MYNYLDFEKPVADLEGKILELKKLAENGEAVDVGDEISRLEKRVRDALRDTYKALTPWQKVQVARHPDRPHCVDYIKGLFNDFTPLAGDRNFGEDQAIVGGFARFRGEPVAIIGQEKGSDTASRLRHNFGSVRPEGYRKAVRLMELADRFNIPLLTLVDTAGAYPGVNAEERGQAEAIARSTSACLRLKVPSISVVIGEGGSGGAIAIATANRVYMLEHAIYSVISPEGAASILWRDTTRSKDAATNMKITAQDLLELKIIDAIVPEPLGGAHRGPETVIAATGDLIAKTMNEFSGANTDFREQRREKYLSMGRNL
- a CDS encoding histidine kinase, encoding MPTLFRFVVTLTILAGIVYGAMFALAMFVEPRKAEMSVRIPPEKLIPKKK
- a CDS encoding D-alanyl-D-alanine carboxypeptidase family protein, with product MQVVIAKPLRTFARHVLLAGAVALPALAGPALANPTIVFDLENGKILQHQEAFKRWYPASLTKLMTAYVAFRAIAAGEVQLDSPIKVTKRSASEPPSKMGFKPGSVMRLDNALKMILVKSANDVAMAVGENIGGSQAAFAERMNAEARRLGMTGTHFVNPNGLFSPDQYTTARDLGLLVMAIRTEFPQYAAWFSIEGLAVGKKKIPNYNLLIGRYPGADGMKTGFVCPSGFNMIGSATRDGRTLVAVVLGEKSAITRAETVARLLDHGFATPTPGWLTVAALPSYGDTTSVNDMNDEICRKKPAKEQSEAAVPVGDKKAPKSPYQKKLDAPTLVAVGLGGATGPIPKAMLDAAGREYADVPLPSWRPDLPPPPGAEPAVIGSATVAQEPTKAVN
- a CDS encoding alpha/beta hydrolase, which translates into the protein MIDRRTLLLMSMALLPASASAASRRLSPSPQTVDYGPARLDIYTLAGENSLPVILFIHGGAWRAGNRTNVDVKPGFLLDNGFCFVSIGYRMLPEADVATQANDVEQAYRYVRANIAGYGGDPNRIAVMGHSAGSHLAALTGLRGGLPGVAALVLNDTRAYDLEALARSGGMTPAYARAFPDPAQWRALSPATHVGSRKHPPTFIAYSRTAGRASASRAFAERLQATGTEVTLFDGSAYSHMSINRNFGDEGDALTGAVMIFLKAALG
- a CDS encoding shikimate kinase, which translates into the protein MNALPANPPDESHAALLGRLGSRSIVFVGLMGAGKTAIGRKVAAMLGLPFMDSDQEIESVSRMSVPELFERYGEPEFRALEQRVILRILEHGPQVLSTGGGAFMSAQTREAIAGHGVSVWLKAEIDLLMERVSKKQNRPLLKSANPRAVIERLMAERYPVYATADVTVPTRDDRKEVIAAEVVNALCGYFGVAAATGEVRS
- a CDS encoding HlyC/CorC family transporter, with the translated sequence MNEAGWIVAAVLAGLGLLALAFRARLLAAFGYQLQRIEPQHSSHDEARSAVDDFRRDGQAVGEDRARIGRLSDLDELEVSDVMVHRTNMRSVNADNPPEAVVREILQSPHTRMPLWKGSLDNIVGVLHAKDLLRALNDVGNDFSQIDVMKIATKPWFVPDTTTLQEQLNAFLRRKAHFAIVVDEYGEVEGLVTLEDIIEEIVGEIADEHDIDMQGVKQEADGSVVVDGTVSIRDLNRALDWKLPDEEATTIAGLVIHETKLIPDEKQAFTFHGKRFVVMKRDKNRIARLRIRPAGDI
- a CDS encoding site-specific tyrosine recombinase XerD codes for the protein MNSAARIEAFLEMMSAERGAAENTLSSYRRDLEDASAGIDGGLAGAAAADIRNYLDEIATRGFAATSQARKLSAMRQFFKFLYAEGLRSDDPTGTLDSPKKGRPLPKTMSEADTGRLIDRAAQEAADASLNDGDGLAALRLHALVEVLYATGLRVSELVGLPVTVALRDDRFFTVRGKGDKERMVPLSAKARVAMRAWLVARATVPALADSPFLFPAASDSGYLSRQVFARDLKGLAARAGIASAKISPHVLRHAFASHLLQNGADLRAVQQLLGHADISTTQIYTHVLEERLVRLVNDHHPLAD
- a CDS encoding CobW family GTP-binding protein; translated protein: MSSGFPIAVSVLTGFLGAGKTTLLNRLLRDPALADTAVIINEFGEVAIDHLLVEQASDGIIQLSDGCLCCTVRGELVDTLADLVDRLQTGRIARLARVVIETTGLADPAPVLQSIMAHPALVEAFRLDGVITLVDAVNGDATLDAHVEAVKQAAVADRIVLTKADLATDPRDVEALRARLRQINPGAELLDAGDSRTDAAALFDCGLYNPATKSADVRRWLGEEAAHGDHDHDHDHDHDHRHDSRVRSYSLVHDRPVPFSAIEMFLDLLRSAHGERLLRMKGVIELLEDPSRPLVVHGVQKILHPPARLPSWPDGQRGTRLVLITLDMPEDYVRRLFAAFTNRPSIDTPDRAALENNPLAIAGR
- a CDS encoding sulfurtransferase TusA family protein; protein product: MSEQADGAQEDGPSTSPAAVYDLKGLNCPLPVLKAKKRLATMQPGSRLWLETTDPLAVIDIPAFCAESGHRVIETAAISGGHRFLVDRGAR
- a CDS encoding L,D-transpeptidase family protein, which gives rise to MFAKLARTALVIAAIGVAGCNDSSMKDFAPHANKPLPDKILASMKAKGMTRTSPVMARIFKEEGKLEIWKAKTNGRYDLVASYDICKWSGKLGPKYTEGDRQAPEGFYTVRPAQMNPRSSYHLAFNIGYPNAYDRANGRTGSHLMVHGACSSSGCYSMTDAQIEQIYAFGRDAFQGGQTEFQIQAFPFRMTAANMARYRKDPNYEFWKMLKVGYDNFEITKVPPKVDVCEKRYVFNQVAPDGETFDPTGACPATTQPDSLKSAFNAYQSTYEAAFNGAVKASVPAPKPTIGGIKEASIVSEWSKRRARGERVPIEPPSLNADGSLTATARMGRIDSPAGRKMAALDAEKAAKQKAEEQRLAAIEAAKAEKAAARAQAAAEKQTARINSLAEEGEAMAAAETPVATATIASSPDAAPATAQAANAGESRTTRLKKKLLGMFGG